The genomic DNA TAAAAATTGAAGCTTGAAACATGGGCACTTAATATAACTTACTTGTTACCCTTGATCTTGAACCAAGCTTCAGCACAATGTTTATGAGCAGCAGCCAAATCATCTTTACAAGAACAACCCAACTCAATGGGCACCCCATTCTCACACTCTTGACTACTTATATCAAGACTCATATGACAAATCCTACAATCCCTCTCAACACTTGACAAATGTACCTTAACACACTCACCCCCATggaccccaccaccaccaccaccactttcaAGATCCACCACAGAAAACTCTGACACACAAGATCCCCTCCCCCCCTCAACCACCTCATCATCATCACCCTCCAACACCACCCCTACACTAGCATCTGATAATCTTGAACCACCAtgatcatcaccaccaccaccaccacacccaccaccgccggagccaccatcaccaccaccggaTTCTAAACTGAGATGGGTTTTTGATAAAGTTTCCATCTTTGGAGATCAAGAGAGGAGAAGGTGTGTTTCATGTAAAGAATTGTTAGTGAAAGTGAGACCATGAATGCTTTCTTgatctctctttctctttctccttgtgggtcttttttttttttttttttttttttttttttttttgcagaataATTGAATATATCAGGCTATAGCCATGGTTGGGAAGAGAGAAAGCTTGAAAAAACTGATGAATCTATGAAAAAAATAAATAGTAGCACATACAGCACGGGAATAGAGAGGGGGAAGATAAAGATTTAATTGCTTGTGACTATTCTTATTAATTTTTTGACTTGTACAGTTTTGGTTTATTGTTATTTTTATATTGTTGTATTCTTGTTAAGGTAACATCCACTATAATAATATACTTGATTCCTTTGTATTTCCTAAAACTAGATATatgccggccctgagaattcgtgtaccctgttcaagctcgaaaaaatgtgcccttaggccttaatgAAATTGtttattgggctcactaaaggtctaaatctaatgccaaaggggttaataattaatctaaaccataagaatagttttgtaagggggtctatgttggtgtttgtatgggtgtactctattaaaaaaatattttacatatacatatcaggttttttcacaaaaaaacgtgcccctcgaaatatcgg from Helianthus annuus cultivar XRQ/B chromosome 7, HanXRQr2.0-SUNRISE, whole genome shotgun sequence includes the following:
- the LOC110868881 gene encoding uncharacterized protein LOC110868881, with amino-acid sequence METLSKTHLSLESGGGDGGSGGGGCGGGGGDDHGGSRLSDASVGVVLEGDDDEVVEGGRGSCVSEFSVVDLESGGGGGGVHGGECVKVHLSSVERDCRICHMSLDISSQECENGVPIELGCSCKDDLAAAHKHCAEAWFKIKGNKTCEICGSIAHNVAGVHEAELMEQWNEANDAMSSATAPGGTTTAASDNRSFWQGHRFLNFLLACMVFAFVISWLFHFNVPS